In the Choloepus didactylus isolate mChoDid1 chromosome 5, mChoDid1.pri, whole genome shotgun sequence genome, one interval contains:
- the EFCAB10 gene encoding EF-hand calcium-binding domain-containing protein 10 isoform X2 produces the protein MEAGGDREHQARSYLEKHRIMQLLNHLTSTLLFFQPEKPRDYLIAILERLRLAKVTGVAFPFFMDNSNIVAMFEIMDTSGKGSISFVQYKEALKTLGLCTADEVLKDDGHSITLEKFRHEVHLNGAKMQKGRV, from the exons ATGGAGGCCGGCGGCGACCGGGAGCACCAGGCCAGGAGTTACTTGGAAAAACATCGGATTATGCAGCTGCTGAACCACCTCACCAGCACTCTCCTCTTTTTCCAGCCGG AAAAACCAAGAGATTATTTAATAGCTATATTGGAACGATTGAGACTTGCCAAAGTAACAGGTGTGGCCTTTCCTTTCTTTATGGATAACTCTAACATTGTGGCTATGTTTGAGATAATGGACACCTCGGGTAAAGGCAGCATATCATTTGTGCAGTACAAAGAAG CCCTAAAAACCTTGGGTCTGTGTACTGcagatgaagttttaaaagatGATGGTCATTCAATAACCTTGGAAAAATTCAGgcatgaagt
- the EFCAB10 gene encoding EF-hand calcium-binding domain-containing protein 10 isoform X3 gives MEAGGDREHQARSYLEKHRIMQLLNHLTSTLLFFQPEKPRDYLIAILERLRLAKVTGVAFPFFMDNSNIVAMFEIMDTSGKGSISFVQYKEALKTLGLCTADEVLKDDGHSITLEKFRHEVNRRTHEIWSAF, from the exons ATGGAGGCCGGCGGCGACCGGGAGCACCAGGCCAGGAGTTACTTGGAAAAACATCGGATTATGCAGCTGCTGAACCACCTCACCAGCACTCTCCTCTTTTTCCAGCCGG AAAAACCAAGAGATTATTTAATAGCTATATTGGAACGATTGAGACTTGCCAAAGTAACAGGTGTGGCCTTTCCTTTCTTTATGGATAACTCTAACATTGTGGCTATGTTTGAGATAATGGACACCTCGGGTAAAGGCAGCATATCATTTGTGCAGTACAAAGAAG CCCTAAAAACCTTGGGTCTGTGTACTGcagatgaagttttaaaagatGATGGTCATTCAATAACCTTGGAAAAATTCAGgcatgaagt